DNA sequence from the Bradyrhizobium sp. CIAT3101 genome:
ATGGGATCGTGCTGCAAGCCCCGAAATAGCTGATTGCTCGAACAGCGACGTCGTCCAGGCCCAACCGGGACGACGTCGTCATGCGAACCGATAAGCGTCGGCGTTACGCCGCCGCCTTCTTTCGAGCCTGTTCGGCCTTGTACAGCTCGAACTCCTCCGCGATCGCTTTCGCGATCGACGGCCGCTGCCGCAGGCGCTCGTAATAGGCCTTCACGTTCGGCCATTTGGCGAGCTCGATCGGCGGCGTCGCCATGGTCCAGTTGATGACCGTGACGAGATATGCATCAGCGACGCTGAAATGCTCGAGCAGGAACTCGCGCCCCTTCAGGTAGTTGTCGAGATAGTCGAGCCGCGACAGGTTCTTCTCCAGCACGTAGGCTTTCACGTCCTGCGACGCCTTGCGGTCGAGCACAGGCACGAACAGGCCTTTGTGCAGCTCGGTGCCGATGAAGCAGAGCCATTGGTGCAGCCGCGTGCGATCAATGCCTGCCGCCGCGCCGAGGCCCGATTGCGGAAAACGGTCGGCGACATATTGCAGGATCGCCGCGTTCTCGGTCAGCACCACGCCCTCGTCGGTGCGCAGCGTCGGCACCAGGCCGATCGGATTGACGGTGCGAAAGTCGGAGCCGTCGTTGAGCACTTTCTTGGTCGGCGGATCGACTTCGAGATAATTCGCCTCGGCGCCGGCCTCATAGAGCGCGACGCGCGTCGCCATGGAGCAGGCGAGCGGCGAGAAATAGAGATCCATCTGTAGCCTCCTTGGGCAATTCTCTTTGTGAGTGTCGCTCAACCTGGCCAGATTGATTTTTGTACTGTCTTGCATATTATGTCGAAGGTCAAGGATTAACTTGCGAGATGGTACAAAAATCAAAGCCGCCAGCTGCTGCCACTGAACCCGGGCGTCGCGGCGAACCCAAGCGCCG
Encoded proteins:
- a CDS encoding glutathione binding-like protein; protein product: MDLYFSPLACSMATRVALYEAGAEANYLEVDPPTKKVLNDGSDFRTVNPIGLVPTLRTDEGVVLTENAAILQYVADRFPQSGLGAAAGIDRTRLHQWLCFIGTELHKGLFVPVLDRKASQDVKAYVLEKNLSRLDYLDNYLKGREFLLEHFSVADAYLVTVINWTMATPPIELAKWPNVKAYYERLRQRPSIAKAIAEEFELYKAEQARKKAAA